In the genome of Sphingomonas sp. LR60, the window TGCTCATGGAGGAAAACTCCTCGACCCCCTTGTAGGTGTTCCCATCTACGATAACGATTGCAAACTTCGGCATGGACGCCTTCTGAACTAGATCAGAAACGGCGCAATCGTATAATCTCCCGTAGTGATCCCGATATGGTACTAAAGGGGGAGCAGAGAAAAGGGCCTCTTTGCTTCGCCTCCGCTAACGATCGTGCGGTGGCGCTTGCATCCTAAGCAGAAGCTTATGCGCCTCCTGCTTCAGCTCTGCCATCTCGCGCCAGTCGCGGCCGCGCTCGCCGGTCTCAGACCAAGCTAGCAGCCGCTCGGTGAGCGCCACAAAGTGTGCGTGTCGGACCGCTGAAAGCGACGCGGCCGCTTCGTCGATATAGCTCTCCCACATCGGTCGGCCTTCGAAGCGGGTATTCTCCGGACGGCCGGCGAGGCGACATAGCGCCCGTGCAGCGCGCTCGATCGGTGACACTTTCCCTCCACTGTCCTGAGGCGGTTCTCCGCCCGAAAGCACGAGTAACGCTATGCTCACCAACGCTGCCGTCAAGGCGGCGCGCGCCCGCGCGTCCGCGTACAAGATCGCCGACGAGCGCGGCCTGCACCTGTTCGTTGCTCCGACCGGCCGCAAGTCGTTCCGGTGGCGCTTTCGGTTCGCCGGGCAGGAGCAGCTGCTGACGATCGGCCAGTGGCCGGATATCTCGCTTGATGCCGCTCGGGCCCGGGCTGAAGCAGCGCGTGAGCGGCTCGGTCGCGGCATGGATCCACGCACGGCACCTGCGGTGATGACCTTCGAGCGCGCCGCGCGCGCCTGGCACGCGCAGCAGCTCGCCGGCTGGACTGCGGTGCACGCGGCCGACGTGATCGCCAGACTTGAGGCCGACGTATTCCCAGCGATCGGCAACAACGAGCTGGACGCGATCGACGCGCCAGCGGTGCTCCGGATCGTGCGGGCTATCGAGCAGCGCGGCGCTATTCAGACCGCGCGGCGCGTCCGCCAGCGGATCTCCGATGTGTTCGCGCTCGCGGTCAGTGAGGGCTGGGCCCAGACGGATCCGGCGGCGATCGTCGGCCGCGCGCTCGCGCGCGCCCCGGCCGCGCGCCATCACCCGGCGCTGACGACGGTTGAGGACGCGCGCGCGCTGCTCGCCGCGGCCGAGCTGGTCGACGCCAGCGCCGCGGTGAAGCTCGCGTCCCGCTTCCTCGCGCTCACCGCGGTGCGCCTCGCCGCGGTGCGCGGCGCGCGCTGGTGCGAGATCGAGGATCTGTACGGCAACGCGCCCGTTTGGCGCATCCCCGCGGTGCGGATGAAGCTGGCCGCGACGAAGAAGCTCGACGCCGGCAACGATCACCTGGTGCCGCTCGCGCCGGCGGCCGTGGCAGTGCTGCGCGCCGCGCGCGCTCTCAGATGGGGGTGGACTAGTTTTCCCCGGCCGCGACGGATCTAGTCCGCTTGGCGAGGGCACCATCAACGCGCTGTACGGGCGAACGCGGTTTGCCGGGAGCCACGTCGTGCACGGCTGGCGCGCAACATTCTCAACGGTGATGAACGAGCGGCGCCCGGACGATCGCGGCGTGATCGACCAGGCGCTCGCGCACGTGCTGAAGCACGAAGACGGGACCACTGCGAAAGTCGAGGGGGCGTACAACCGAGCCCAGCATCTGGCGCCGCGTCGCCGCATTTTCGAGGAATGGGCCGAGATCCTGATTGACTGACCGCGCCGCAAGCGCCGCGGTCGGGAGCGGATGGCACGGTCCGTGCTCATCCCCCCAGGCAGCCCGGGGCGGCGCAAGCCGCCACGCTCAACCGCCGGGTCTTAGCGGTCGAGGGGATGTGGCGGGCCTTGTCGGCGTGGGGGGATCACAAATTGATGTATGGGATCGCCTCAGCGATCCCATTCCTTTTATCCTTCAACCCCTGAGAGGGGATACTGGCCGCATGGTGGACTCGCGTTCACCCCGTCATCGCGGCGTGCGATCCCAGCCTTAATCCGAGCGAGCGTGTCGCGCAGATCCAGGCACGAGGGCTCAGCCGCAGCTGCTGGCGAGACCGCTGGGGTGGTGCCTGTTCGTCGGAGCCGCTTCCGTGCGAGCAGATCCCGCAGCCGCTGGGCGACGCGTGCAGGCAGCTCGTGGGGCGTGAAGAAGTAGGCGTTGGACACCTGCCGACGTTGGGGACCGAAGACACCGTCGTTGCCGGTCCGCTCGGAACGGCGGATCCAGTCCAAAATCTTCAAGTCCTTCATTCGCGCAAGCGCACGCACAACCGTGGTCTTCGTAACGCCAGCGGCGCAGGCGATCGTGTCGAGTGCGGGATCCAGCCGACCGCTTTTGAAGTCGAGCGCGACCTTGCCGTGCCGGCCGAGCAGCGCCTCGAGCACCCGCAGGCCGTGCAGGCCGAGAGGGCGAGCCCCGCCCTTGGCGCGCTGCTCATTGTCCCACTCGGCGACTACCTTCAGCATGCAGTCGATCCAGCCCATCGCGCCGGCCGTCGTGCCATCGCCGATGGGCCGGAAAACCCGCGAGCGGCGGTCCTCGACATCGATGCTTCCGCGGCGCACTTTGCGGTCAGCGCCACGCTCGGCCTTACCGGTGAGGCGGGCCGTAAAACCCTTGGTGACCTGGCGCGCCTGGCGCCCAATCGAAGCCGCGGTCACGCGCGGCCTCCGATCGTCAGCCGTGCTGGCGCTTGCCCTCGAGCAACGACGCCGGCGGGACCAAACCGTCGGTCAGCAGATCCGCCCACTCCTGCGCCAGCTCGCGCCGGCGTGGCATGTACGCGGCTCGATTGTAGTCGCCCTCCACCCCCGCCGGGATGTGAGCGAGCATAAGGTCGATCACAGCGCGATCGTCGCCCCTGCCCTGTTCTTTCACCAGCTCGTTCATCACCGTCGAGAAGGTCGCTCGCCAACCGTGCGGAACGTGCACGCCCGAAAAGCCCGCCTTCCGATACGCCTTGCTCAACGTGCTGTCGCTGATCGGGCGGCGCGAGTTGCGAACGCTGCGGAAGATCAGCCCCGTCGCATCCTTGCCCGAGAAGCCGATCGCCACCTTCACTGTCTCGACGGCCTGCCTCGACAAGGGCACGATGAACTCGAACGCTGCGTCCTGCTTGCGCTCCACGCCGAGTTTCATCTTTGCCGCCGGCACGCGCCAGATTGGCGCCGGGCCGTCCAGGTCCTCGAACTCGCTCACCTCCGCGTTGCGCAGCGTAGCTGAGCGAACCGCGGTCAGTGCCAGCAGGCGCGATGCTAGCTTCGTCAGCGGCTGGCCGGGTTGCCTCTCCGACTCCTCGAGCACCGCCTGCGCGAGCTTGACGGTTCGCGCGGCTGGGAACTTGCCCTTTGTTTTGCGGGCTAACGCGCGCTTCGTCACAGCCGACGGATCCGCCGGTGCGATCCCCGCGCCGATCGCGCGCGCAAAAACCTCCGAGATCCGCTGACGCACACGATGCGCCGTTTCGACAGCGCCGCGCGCCTCGATCGGCCGCAGCACTTCCAGCACCAGCGGCGTCGTGACCGCCGTGATTGGCAGCTTGCCGATCCGTGGGAAAACGTCGTTCTCGAAGCTGTTCAGCACGATCGCGGCGTAGCGCGCCGACCAGCCTGCTTTCTGGCTGGCATGCCACTCCCGCGCAATTTTTTCGAAGGTGCTGCCGACCAGCGCCGTCTGCTCGGCAGCTCGTTGTCGCTTGCTCACCCCCGGGTCGACTCCCTCGCGCAACACACGCGCGGCCTCCTCCCGCATCGCGCGCACCCTCGCCAAGGTGATGGTTGGATAGGGGCCGAAGACCAGCCTCTTCTCCTTGCCACCCACGCGGTACTTCCAGCGCCACGACTTGAAGCCGGACGGCAGCACGTAGAGGTAAAGCCCGTGCGCATCGGCTAGCTTGTAAGGCTTGTCTTTCGCCGGCGCTTTCCGGCACGCGACATCCGTCAGCATCCGGTGCCCCCAGCCAATCTGAGCCGTGCCCCCAAAATGCCCCCAGAATCACTGTGCTGCATGCGTTCCATCTGGAACCATGTGGGACAACGCACAAGCCTTCCCACGAGGGGAAAGGGGCACTGCGGGGCTGTTCGGGTACCCTTTGGAACAAAGGGTTGGTGGAAGGGGCTGGATTCGAACCAGCGTACACTTGCGTGGGCAGATTTACAGTCTGCTGCCTTTAACCACTCGGCCACCCTTCCACGAGCGGCGCTGTCAAAGCGAGGGCGCGCAATGCCCGCGCATCGGCGACCTGTCAACGCCTGTGTCGCGATGCCGCAACAATTTGCACCGCGGTTGCGCCACGCCGCCGCCGCGCATAGCGTCC includes:
- a CDS encoding tyrosine-type recombinase/integrase, which encodes MLTNAAVKAARARASAYKIADERGLHLFVAPTGRKSFRWRFRFAGQEQLLTIGQWPDISLDAARARAEAARERLGRGMDPRTAPAVMTFERAARAWHAQQLAGWTAVHAADVIARLEADVFPAIGNNELDAIDAPAVLRIVRAIEQRGAIQTARRVRQRISDVFALAVSEGWAQTDPAAIVGRALARAPAARHHPALTTVEDARALLAAAELVDASAAVKLASRFLALTAVRLAAVRGARWCEIEDLYGNAPVWRIPAVRMKLAATKKLDAGNDHLVPLAPAAVAVLRAARALRWGWTSFPRPRRI
- a CDS encoding tyrosine-type recombinase/integrase, coding for MLTDVACRKAPAKDKPYKLADAHGLYLYVLPSGFKSWRWKYRVGGKEKRLVFGPYPTITLARVRAMREEAARVLREGVDPGVSKRQRAAEQTALVGSTFEKIAREWHASQKAGWSARYAAIVLNSFENDVFPRIGKLPITAVTTPLVLEVLRPIEARGAVETAHRVRQRISEVFARAIGAGIAPADPSAVTKRALARKTKGKFPAARTVKLAQAVLEESERQPGQPLTKLASRLLALTAVRSATLRNAEVSEFEDLDGPAPIWRVPAAKMKLGVERKQDAAFEFIVPLSRQAVETVKVAIGFSGKDATGLIFRSVRNSRRPISDSTLSKAYRKAGFSGVHVPHGWRATFSTVMNELVKEQGRGDDRAVIDLMLAHIPAGVEGDYNRAAYMPRRRELAQEWADLLTDGLVPPASLLEGKRQHG